In the genome of Phaeodactylum tricornutum CCAP 1055/1 chromosome 20, whole genome shotgun sequence, one region contains:
- a CDS encoding predicted protein, with protein sequence MSFVGTEKEVGLNCALVSRSFYEATNIPAVWESIAIGKYGESLYGSSSALYDYNAKSMLQDDNKRGSILVLSLDEVCYYKHSRREYYFACLVQELRWDRQNQRMYVYLDARGEADLRHPDSSTILIEGVQGDSPQPMEGSWSGVVEEPGHFQGSLDFPAEAFAHAGAYTFCYANLSHSNGDYDCVTLLTVPEDCSLRKAFVGARYEPLDRTVPVMKSEEHSTQVWRRFVESPVFERHIQGNSTGQRFLSWRPRNNRVILQRWWV encoded by the coding sequence ATGTCCTTTGTTGGAACAGAAAAGGAGGTCGGCCTCAATTGTGCGCTCGTTTCTAGATCATTTTATGAGGCTACGAACATCCCTGCCGTCTGGGAGAGTATTGCAATTGGAAAGTATGGAGAATCTCTCTATGGTTCTTCCAGTGCGTTGTATGACTACAACGCTAAGTCAATGCTGCAAGACGACAACAAGAGAGGTTCCATTCTTGTTTTAAGCCTTGACGAGGTCTGTTATTATAAGCACAGTAGGAGAGAGTATTACTTTGCATGCCTTGTACAAGAGCTGCGCTGGGACCGTCAGAACCAGCGAATGTACGTGTATCTCGATGCTCGTGGTGAAGCCGATTTACGCCACCCCGATAGCTCTACCATTCTCATTGAAGGTGTTCAAGGAGATAGCCCGCAACCAATGGAAGGTAGTTGGTCGGGAGTGGTGGAAGAACCCGGGCATTTTCAAGGCTCGCTTGACTTTCCGGCCGAAGCATTCGCGCATGCTGGAGCCTACACGTTTTGCTACGCCAATTTGTCTCACAGCAACGGAGACTACGACTGTGTCACACTCTTGACTGTACCTGAAGATTGTAGCTTACGCAAGGCTTTTGTCGGAGCTCGCTACGAGCCGCTCGATCGGACCGTTCCGGTGATGAAAAGTGAAGAACACAGTACGCAAGTCTGGCGGCGTTTCGTCGAAAGTCCCGTGTTCGAGCGACATATTCAAGGGAATTCGACAGGACAGCGATTTCTGAGTTGGCGGCCCCGCAACAATCGAGTAATCCTTCAGCGGTGGTGGGTATAA